The following are encoded in a window of Struthio camelus isolate bStrCam1 chromosome Z, bStrCam1.hap1, whole genome shotgun sequence genomic DNA:
- the LOC138064461 gene encoding oncostatin-M-specific receptor subunit beta-like isoform X2 translates to MNRFVFLAVLISLRTAYSYQESLVFPVTYLSVSKDLPLQRLLVEWDVGKSAHDAELSMSFEIQVSRTEENTIVWTEFHNVTLDKSGEPLHWNWDSDLPLECMSHSVRIRSKAETSKIWSQWSLWETVLGLDASNNGGLQIFPDEKVVEEGFDITLCCIGRKGQIIKEFFLSPTAHNFSRTNSQIGLLTVKNVAHQEVPQITVYCQASCKEEEKEKCYSRTVFFVGKPPDTPNDFSCQTQDMKTVICTWSRGGDTYLYGRHSTKYTLFEEFSQNLIPCTVSCSEQCSCSWDINQQRVYNITLTVENPLRKKTAMDVFDVTHRIYPSVPFQLWEECTDTEITLYWKYRNKGFELFCQTEVLHPDGKAELHNSSGVQLQYASITLGGLQPYTEYTVRVRCGAAKHFWRWSEWSEARTIRTEEATPSGKLDIWREITPVLGGRNVTLFWKLAPSFRANGRSVSYEITWEKVEGDSKPEHISVSSVYNSTRISIDNCPYKISIVAKNNVNYSLPSVVIIPGATGTEKELSSSELKDDRVNGTDDGIFISWESRNTYDGYIIDWCNFPTSQPCDLQWKRFGPHTSSALISSVSFVPGVRYNFHIYGSVANTASLLEKKTGYLKELPPLLDPTVEQVQLTFHAVTLSWDSYPTNESQPGFVRGYHVYVSPVQEDCNLKESKKHVLPGGSVLCKYRIENPEEKRYTVKNLMPNTKYKLVVKAYTGGGETPIVNFIYIETPFNSNVLYLLVLLVIVPLVVAALCHWKMK, encoded by the exons aATCCCTTGTGTTTCCAGTAACGTACCTTAGTGTTTCCAAAGATTTGCCTCTTCAGCGTCTGCTGGTGGAATGGGATGTCGGCAAGTCAGCGCATGATGCTGAGCTTTCGATGTCTTTTGAAATACAAGTCAGCCgaacagaagaaaatactatTGTGTGGACA GAGTTTCATAATGTCACACTTGACAAATCAGGAGAGCCTCTTCATTGGAACTGGGATTCGGACTTACCTTTGGAGTGTATGTCACACTCGGTGAGAATCAGGAGTAAAGCAGAAACATCAAAAATCTGGAGTCAGTGGAGTCTGTGGGAGACTGTCCTGG GCCTGGACGCTTCAAATAACGGTGGACTACAGATCTTTCCAGATGAAAAAGTTGTAGAGGAAGGCTTTGACATCACTCTTTGCTGCATCGGAAGGAAAGGTCAAATCATTAAGGAGTTCTTTTTATCTCCAACTGCTCATAATTTCAGTCGCACAAACAGTCAAATTGGACTGCTCACTGTGAAAAATGTGGCACATCAAGAAGTGCCTCAAATCACAGTGTACTGTCAGGCGTCttgcaaagaagaggaaaaagagaaatgctaCAGTCGTACAGTTTTCTTTGTGGGTA AACCGCCTGATACACCTAATGATTTTTCCTGCCAAACTCAAGACATGAAAACAGTAATATGTACTTGGAGCCGAGGAGGAGACACTTACCTCTATGGACGTCATTCAACAAAATACACTTTGTTTGAAGA GTTTTCCCAAAACTTGATTCCGTGCACAGTAAGTTGTTCTGAGCAGTGCTCGTGTTCTTGGGATATAAACCAGCAGAGGGTCTATAATATCACACTGACTGTTGAAAACCCACTGAGAAAGAAAACTGCCATGGATGTTTTTGATGTCACTCACAGAA TTTATCCCTCTGTGCCTTTCCAGCTGTGGGAAGAATGTACGGATACAGAAATCACATTGTATTGGAAATATCGAAACAAAGGATTTGAACTCTTTTGCCAGACAGAAGTGCTCCACCCTGATGGGAAGGCAGAACTG CATAATAGTTCAGGTGTGCAACTCCAGTATGCCAGCATCACTCTGGGTGGACTGCAGCCGTACACCGAATATACAGTTAGAGTACGCTGTGGGGCAGCTAAGCACTTCTGGAGGTGGAGTGAATGGAGCGAAGCCCGAACCATCAGAACAGAGGAAGCAA CTCCATCGGGGAAACTGGACATCTGGAGAGAAATTACACCAGTTTTGGGAGGGCGGAATGTGACCTTATTCTGGAAG CTAGCACCAAGTTTTCGAGCAAATGGAAGAAGTGTTTCCTATGAAATAACCTGGGAGAAAGTAGAAGGGGACTCTAAGCCTGAACACATCTCCGTTTCATCAGTCTATAATAGCACAAGGATTTCCATTGATAACTGTCCTTACAAAATCAGTATCGTGGCAAAGAACAATGTTAATTATTCACTTCCTTCAGTAGTGATCATCCCTGGAGCTACAG gCACTGAAAAAGAGCTCAGCAGTTCAGAGCTTAAAGACGACCGGGTTAATGGTACAGATgatggcatttttatttcttgggAGTCTAGAAATACATATGACGGTTACATTATCGACTGGTGTAACTTTCCAACGTCGCAGCCCTGTGATCTTCAGTGGAAGAGATTTGGGCCCCACACTTCCAGTGCTCTGATCAGCTCAG tttcttttgTGCCGGGGGTGAGATACAACTTCCACATCTATGGATCTGTTGCTAATACAGCCTCCTTATTGGAGAAGAAGACTGGTTATCTCAAGGAGCTCC cccCCCTGCTTGACCCTACTGTGGAACAAGTTCAGCTGACTTTCCACGCAGTAACGCTGTCTTGGGATTCTTATCCCACAAATGAGTCACAGCCTGGTTTTGTAAGAGGTTACCATGTTTATGTTTCTCCTGTGCAAGAGGACTGCAATTTGAAAGAATCTAAAAAACATGTTCTTCCAG GTGGTTCAGTGCTATGTAAATATAGAATTGAAAACCCGGAAGAAAAGAGATACACCGTGAAAAACCTCATgccaaatacaaaatacaaactaGTGGTTAAAGCATATACAGGTGGAGGAGAGACTCCCATTGTTAACTTTATTTACATAGAAACGCCGTTTAATT